In Nocardia yunnanensis, one DNA window encodes the following:
- the ppa gene encoding inorganic diphosphatase, which translates to MEFDVTIEIPRGQRNKYEVDHETGRVRLDRYLYTPMMYPADYGYIENTLGGDGDPLDCMVLLPEPVYPGVLVEARPVGVLIMSDEAGTDEKLVAVPNKDKRWDHIQDVEDIPEFQRKEIAHFFERYKDLEPGKWVKVEGWEGREKAEKLVDEAYARLKEQGGH; encoded by the coding sequence GTGGAGTTCGACGTCACCATCGAGATCCCCCGGGGTCAGCGCAACAAATACGAGGTCGATCACGAAACCGGACGGGTGCGGCTGGACCGCTACCTCTACACCCCGATGATGTACCCGGCCGACTACGGCTACATCGAGAACACCCTGGGCGGCGACGGCGACCCGCTGGACTGCATGGTGCTGCTGCCCGAGCCCGTCTACCCGGGCGTGCTGGTCGAGGCCCGCCCCGTCGGCGTGCTCATCATGAGCGACGAGGCCGGCACCGACGAGAAGCTCGTCGCGGTGCCGAACAAGGACAAGCGCTGGGATCACATCCAGGACGTCGAGGACATCCCGGAGTTCCAGCGCAAGGAGATCGCGCACTTCTTCGAGCGCTACAAGGACCTGGAGCCCGGCAAGTGGGTCAAGGTCGAGGGCTGGGAAGGTCGCGAGAAGGCCGAGAAGCTGGTCGACGAGGCGTACGCCCGCCTGAAGGAGCAGGGCGGCCACTGA
- the dacB gene encoding D-alanyl-D-alanine carboxypeptidase/D-alanyl-D-alanine endopeptidase has translation MFGRNKQNIGGLETKRRRRTWILVSSLLVLVLAAAVAVVAILKPWTEEFQHGGLTIAAPPAPVKPLPQVAPAPVTAPAATAAGLSAALAPVVGSPDLGAFAASVSDGDTGKVLWTLDPDKGMIPSSTAKILTTAAALLALPADHRITTKVVAGSAPGQIVLVGGGDPTITDQPDGKGYYPDAPRLQDLVAQVKASGQRVDSILVDTSAYAGPNFAPGWEQSDIGGGSIAPLDAVMIDGGRLDPLVEYSPRTSTPALDAGKRLAAELGVDQAKVSMGAAPAGAAQLAAVQSAPLRERMLQAMVHSDNVLAEAIGREVAVAGGQEASFAGAVTATATVLQAAGFDLTGLKMSDSSGLSTEDRIPPRLLNRVLTVAAQPDRAASQANSSIEPAAEKTAGSPLAPMLDMLPVAGGTGSLVSRYVDRDREGAGWIRAKTGTLSVSSALVGYVLDRDGRVLTFALMSNDRPPEVSRPALDAVANALRNCGCS, from the coding sequence GTGTTTGGTCGGAACAAGCAGAACATCGGTGGTCTGGAGACCAAGCGGCGGCGCAGAACCTGGATCCTGGTGTCATCGCTGCTGGTCCTGGTGCTCGCGGCGGCCGTCGCGGTGGTCGCGATCCTGAAGCCGTGGACCGAGGAGTTCCAGCACGGGGGCTTGACGATCGCGGCGCCGCCCGCGCCGGTGAAACCGCTCCCGCAGGTCGCGCCCGCGCCGGTCACCGCGCCCGCCGCCACCGCGGCCGGGCTGAGCGCCGCGCTCGCGCCGGTGGTCGGCAGCCCGGATCTGGGTGCGTTCGCGGCCTCGGTGTCCGACGGCGACACCGGCAAGGTGCTGTGGACCCTGGACCCGGACAAGGGCATGATCCCGTCCTCCACCGCCAAGATCCTCACCACCGCGGCGGCGCTGCTGGCGCTGCCCGCCGACCATCGGATCACCACCAAGGTGGTCGCCGGATCGGCGCCCGGGCAGATCGTGCTGGTCGGCGGCGGTGATCCGACCATCACCGATCAGCCCGACGGCAAGGGCTACTACCCCGACGCGCCGCGACTGCAGGACCTGGTCGCGCAGGTGAAGGCGTCGGGCCAGCGGGTGGATTCGATTCTGGTGGACACCTCCGCGTATGCCGGACCCAACTTCGCGCCCGGCTGGGAGCAGTCCGATATCGGGGGCGGCTCCATCGCCCCGCTGGATGCGGTGATGATCGACGGCGGCCGGCTCGACCCGCTGGTCGAATATTCGCCGCGCACAAGCACTCCCGCACTGGACGCGGGCAAGCGGCTGGCCGCCGAACTCGGCGTCGACCAGGCCAAGGTGAGTATGGGCGCCGCCCCGGCGGGCGCGGCCCAGCTGGCGGCCGTGCAGTCCGCGCCGCTGCGCGAACGCATGCTGCAGGCCATGGTGCACTCCGACAATGTGCTGGCCGAGGCCATCGGCCGCGAGGTCGCCGTGGCGGGCGGGCAGGAAGCCTCCTTCGCGGGCGCGGTGACGGCCACCGCCACCGTGCTGCAGGCCGCGGGCTTCGATCTGACCGGGCTGAAAATGTCGGACAGCAGCGGACTCTCGACCGAGGATCGCATTCCGCCGCGCCTGCTCAACCGGGTGCTGACGGTGGCGGCGCAACCGGACCGCGCTGCTTCGCAAGCCAATTCGAGCATCGAACCGGCCGCCGAGAAGACCGCGGGCTCCCCGCTCGCTCCCATGCTGGACATGCTGCCGGTCGCGGGCGGCACCGGTTCGCTGGTGAGCCGATACGTGGACCGCGATCGCGAAGGAGCGGGTTGGATTCGGGCGAAAACAGGAACTCTGTCCGTATCGAGTGCGTTGGTGGGTTATGTGCTGGACCGCGACGGTCGGGTGCTGACGTTCGCCCTCATGTCGAACGATCGGCCGCCCGAGGTGAGTCGACCCGCGCTGGACGCCGTCGCCAACGCACTGCGCAACTGTGGCTGCTCCTGA
- a CDS encoding zinc-dependent metalloprotease: protein MTMTGPENLSAPADSEGRELTRKARPNLTGVVDWNVAARTGAALVPAGPRTTRYSAEQAVTELAAASVRAEGPVREVTGLDDGSVVPDALIVDRPGWIRAAADSMAQLTGSGVEAGSAAKFVGKPAGLQAGAMLAFLSTAILGQYDPFTGPDGTLLLVAPNIMAVERALGVPPSDFRLWVCLHEVTHRVQFSSAPWIADYMRRNVEILGETGDEPLADMLGRLVEAVQARRRGEEDPAGGVIGLLRATQAEPQRDALDRLLMLGTLLEGHADHVMDAVGPAVVPSVARIRAAFDQRRKRPANPIQRLLRALLGMDAKVAQYVRGKAFVDAVVGTVGMERFNTIWTDPETLPRTDEISDPQRWVNRVLG, encoded by the coding sequence ATGACTATGACCGGACCCGAAAACCTATCGGCCCCCGCCGATTCCGAAGGTCGTGAGCTGACCCGGAAGGCCCGCCCCAACCTGACCGGAGTGGTGGACTGGAACGTGGCCGCCCGCACCGGGGCCGCGCTGGTGCCCGCCGGGCCGCGCACCACCCGCTACTCCGCCGAGCAGGCCGTCACCGAACTCGCCGCCGCCTCGGTGCGCGCCGAGGGGCCGGTGCGGGAGGTGACCGGGCTGGACGACGGCTCGGTGGTGCCGGACGCGCTGATCGTGGATCGGCCCGGCTGGATTCGCGCGGCCGCCGACTCCATGGCGCAGCTCACCGGCAGCGGCGTCGAAGCCGGGTCGGCGGCCAAGTTCGTCGGGAAGCCGGCGGGTCTGCAGGCCGGGGCCATGCTGGCGTTCCTGTCCACGGCCATCCTCGGCCAATACGATCCGTTCACCGGGCCCGACGGCACCCTGCTGCTGGTGGCGCCCAACATCATGGCGGTGGAACGCGCACTCGGCGTGCCGCCCAGCGATTTCCGGCTCTGGGTGTGCCTGCACGAGGTCACCCATCGGGTCCAATTCTCTTCCGCCCCTTGGATCGCCGACTACATGCGCCGCAATGTCGAGATACTCGGCGAGACCGGCGACGAACCCCTCGCCGATATGCTCGGCCGCCTGGTGGAGGCCGTGCAGGCGCGCCGCCGCGGCGAGGAGGATCCGGCGGGCGGGGTCATCGGGCTGTTGCGCGCCACCCAGGCCGAACCGCAGCGCGACGCCCTCGACCGGCTGCTCATGCTCGGCACGCTGCTCGAGGGCCACGCCGATCACGTCATGGACGCCGTCGGGCCCGCGGTCGTCCCCTCGGTCGCCCGCATTCGCGCCGCCTTCGACCAGCGGCGCAAGCGTCCCGCCAACCCGATTCAGCGGCTGCTGCGCGCGCTGCTCGGCATGGACGCCAAGGTGGCGCAGTACGTGCGCGGCAAGGCTTTCGTCGACGCGGTCGTCGGCACCGTCGGCATGGAACGCTTCAACACGATCTGGACCGATCCCGAAACCCTGCCGCGCACAGACGAAATCAGCGATCCGCAGCGCTGGGTGAACCGCGTCCTGGGCTGA
- the tilS gene encoding tRNA lysidine(34) synthetase TilS — translation MRRAVREWLARYAPEGVVAVALSGGADSLALTAAACAEAAAVDALIVDHGLQDGSAEVAALTAVLALKLGCRSAQVLPVTVAHPGGPEAAARQARYAALDAARQGLPVLLGHTLDDQAETVLLGLARGSGARSIQGMTAFDVPWGRPLLGVRRAVTRELCGDLGMNPWEDPHNSAPEFTRVRLRTEVLPLLEEVLGGGVAAALARTATQLREDGEVLDGLAEELLGAAREGAALRIETLATAAPALRRRALRAWLLAGGAKSLTDSSLRAVEVLITQWRGQGGVAVGGSPTGTRLVAAREHGRLILRSE, via the coding sequence ATGCGCCGCGCCGTGCGGGAGTGGCTGGCGCGCTACGCGCCCGAGGGCGTCGTCGCGGTGGCGCTGTCGGGCGGGGCGGACTCGCTGGCCCTGACCGCCGCCGCCTGCGCCGAGGCCGCAGCGGTCGACGCCCTGATCGTCGACCACGGATTGCAGGACGGCTCCGCGGAAGTCGCGGCCCTGACCGCCGTGCTGGCATTGAAACTGGGCTGCCGGTCGGCGCAGGTGCTGCCGGTCACGGTCGCGCATCCCGGCGGTCCGGAGGCCGCGGCCCGGCAGGCGCGGTACGCGGCGTTGGACGCGGCACGGCAGGGACTCCCGGTGCTGCTCGGGCACACCCTCGACGATCAGGCCGAGACCGTGCTGCTGGGGCTGGCGCGGGGGTCGGGGGCACGGTCGATTCAGGGCATGACGGCGTTCGACGTGCCGTGGGGGCGGCCGCTGCTCGGGGTGCGGCGGGCGGTGACCCGCGAGCTCTGTGGAGACCTGGGGATGAATCCGTGGGAGGACCCGCACAACAGCGCGCCCGAATTCACCCGGGTGCGGTTGCGGACCGAGGTGCTGCCGCTGCTGGAAGAGGTGCTCGGGGGCGGAGTGGCCGCGGCGCTGGCGCGCACGGCGACCCAGCTGCGCGAGGACGGCGAGGTGCTGGACGGGCTCGCGGAAGAGTTGCTGGGCGCGGCGCGGGAGGGTGCGGCGCTGCGAATCGAGACGCTCGCCACTGCGGCGCCCGCGCTGCGCCGTCGCGCCCTGCGCGCGTGGTTGCTCGCGGGGGGCGCAAAATCCTTGACGGACAGCAGTTTACGGGCGGTCGAGGTGTTGATCACCCAGTGGCGCGGGCAGGGCGGGGTCGCGGTGGGTGGTTCGCCCACCGGGACGAGGTTGGTTGCCGCGCGTGAACATGGCAGGCTCATACTCAGGTCAGAGTGA
- the hpt gene encoding hypoxanthine phosphoribosyltransferase — protein MYGDDIASVLISEEEIASKVDELAELVAKRYPADAPEGDLLLVGVLKGAIFFMTDLAKKLTVPTQMEFMAVSSYGSSTSSSGVVRIMKDLDKDIAGRNVLIVEDIIDSGLTLSWLLRNLSSRNPASLEVVTLLRKPDALRTQVDVMAVGFDIPNEFVVGYGLDYAERYRDLPYIGTLDPKVYGG, from the coding sequence GTGTACGGGGACGACATCGCGTCGGTGCTGATCAGCGAGGAAGAGATCGCCAGCAAGGTGGACGAGCTCGCCGAGCTGGTCGCCAAGCGCTATCCCGCGGACGCCCCCGAGGGCGACCTGCTGCTGGTGGGCGTGCTCAAAGGCGCGATCTTCTTCATGACCGATCTGGCCAAGAAGCTCACCGTGCCGACCCAGATGGAGTTCATGGCGGTCTCGTCCTACGGGTCGTCGACATCCTCCTCGGGCGTCGTGCGCATCATGAAGGACCTGGACAAGGACATCGCGGGCCGCAATGTGCTGATCGTCGAGGACATCATCGACTCCGGTCTGACGCTGTCGTGGCTGCTGCGCAACCTGTCCAGCCGCAATCCGGCCTCGCTCGAGGTGGTGACGTTGCTGCGCAAGCCTGATGCGTTGCGCACGCAGGTGGATGTGATGGCTGTCGGCTTCGACATTCCGAACGAGTTCGTGGTGGGGTACGGGCTCGATTACGCGGAGCGGTACCGGGATCTGCCGTACATCGGCACCCTCGACCCGAAGGTGTATGGGGGATAA
- a CDS encoding LysR family transcriptional regulator encodes MDPHLRDLRYFVAVAEELHFTNAAQRLHIAQPTLSRQIRQLERQLDVVLFDRNQRSVALTVAGKELLEGARKILELWEVTNVALQEAGEVLRVGIQSSIGRGLITDLESASGHRLALHSASWTDPSSGLAGRQADLALMWLPVPDTSRYRWQVLRTEPRWVLLPENHALAGHETIDFADLIDEPFIAMPAEAGAARDFWLGADARGGRQARIGAEAATAEERLEAVSLGLGVCLLAENNVPMYRWPGLTARPLTGLAPCELAVAWRADDDRPTILEFAVRVLEGGFAEKEPVAAAQ; translated from the coding sequence ATGGACCCGCATTTGCGCGACCTGCGGTATTTCGTCGCTGTCGCTGAGGAACTGCATTTCACGAACGCCGCCCAGCGGCTGCACATCGCACAGCCCACCCTGTCACGACAGATTCGTCAGCTGGAGCGTCAGCTCGACGTCGTGCTGTTCGACCGCAATCAGCGCAGCGTGGCCCTGACCGTCGCCGGCAAGGAACTCCTCGAAGGCGCGCGGAAGATCCTGGAGCTGTGGGAAGTCACCAATGTCGCCCTGCAGGAGGCGGGTGAGGTGCTGCGCGTCGGCATCCAGTCCTCCATCGGGCGCGGCCTGATCACCGACCTGGAGAGCGCCAGCGGCCACCGGCTCGCCCTGCACTCCGCGTCCTGGACCGACCCGTCCAGCGGCCTGGCCGGGCGACAGGCCGATCTGGCGCTCATGTGGCTGCCCGTACCCGACACCAGCCGCTACCGCTGGCAGGTGCTGCGCACGGAGCCGCGCTGGGTGCTGCTGCCGGAGAACCACGCGCTGGCGGGCCACGAGACCATCGACTTCGCCGACCTGATCGACGAGCCGTTCATCGCCATGCCCGCCGAAGCCGGTGCCGCACGCGACTTCTGGCTCGGCGCGGACGCCCGCGGCGGCCGGCAGGCCCGGATCGGCGCGGAGGCGGCCACCGCCGAGGAACGTCTCGAGGCCGTCAGCCTCGGGCTTGGTGTGTGCCTGCTCGCCGAGAACAATGTGCCCATGTACCGCTGGCCCGGCCTGACCGCCCGCCCGCTCACCGGTCTCGCGCCGTGCGAGCTCGCGGTGGCCTGGCGCGCCGACGACGATCGGCCCACCATCCTCGAATTCGCGGTGCGCGTCCTGGAAGGCGGCTTCGCCGAGAAGGAACCGGTCGCCGCCGCGCAATAG
- a CDS encoding amidase produces the protein MYDEGTALAAEHITTATTEEVAVARTTTDPDTPADSRPPVDLTTAAGTAAAVQNGSISPEDAVEAALARIRARDRKLNAFTLVREEAARAEARAVAERQDLDILPLAGVPIAVKNNIDVAGEVTRGGSLSGSDTPADADHPVVRRLRAAGAVVVGLTTVPEFGLWGVTDGPGSITRSPWNTRFSAGGSSGGSGAAVGSGMVAVAHGNDGLGSVRIPAACNGVVGLKPGRGLVPAEVGVDSWGGMTENGVLATTVADTALMLSVLADRPDLADLETPPTLRIGLATGAPMPLTHIDLAWTAAADKAAAAASRAGHIIGVAELPYQGVTFALLLRWLGNAAREAAVVAHPDRLQRRTRTHVALGKAVLKTGLLRPAQVDRVEARLLDYFERYDVVITPTLATPAPRARRWHSRPWLANVLANVRFSPFTPLWNLVGWPALSIPMGVHPRTGTPVAAQIAGPPGSESTILRLAAQIEAAQPWQRLAP, from the coding sequence ATGTACGACGAGGGCACGGCGCTGGCGGCGGAGCACATCACCACGGCGACCACCGAGGAGGTAGCGGTGGCACGCACCACGACCGATCCCGACACTCCGGCCGATTCCCGTCCGCCCGTGGATCTGACCACGGCCGCCGGCACCGCCGCGGCCGTGCAGAACGGCTCCATCTCTCCCGAGGACGCGGTCGAGGCCGCGCTCGCCCGCATCCGGGCCCGGGACCGAAAACTCAACGCGTTCACCCTGGTTCGCGAGGAGGCCGCCCGCGCCGAGGCCCGCGCGGTGGCCGAACGCCAGGACCTGGACATACTGCCGCTGGCCGGGGTGCCGATCGCGGTGAAGAACAATATCGACGTCGCCGGCGAGGTGACCCGCGGCGGCTCGCTGTCGGGCTCCGACACCCCCGCCGACGCCGACCACCCGGTGGTGCGGCGACTGCGCGCGGCGGGCGCGGTGGTCGTCGGGCTGACCACGGTGCCGGAGTTCGGCCTGTGGGGCGTCACCGACGGTCCGGGCAGCATCACCCGCAGTCCCTGGAACACCCGCTTCTCCGCGGGCGGCTCGTCGGGGGGGTCCGGCGCGGCCGTCGGTTCCGGCATGGTCGCCGTCGCGCACGGCAACGACGGGCTGGGTTCGGTGCGCATTCCGGCCGCCTGCAACGGTGTGGTGGGGCTCAAGCCCGGCCGCGGTCTGGTGCCCGCCGAGGTGGGCGTGGACTCGTGGGGCGGGATGACCGAGAACGGTGTGCTCGCAACGACTGTCGCGGATACCGCGCTCATGCTCTCGGTGCTGGCCGACCGGCCCGACCTGGCCGATCTGGAGACGCCGCCCACCCTGCGCATCGGGCTGGCCACCGGCGCGCCGATGCCGCTGACCCACATCGATCTGGCCTGGACCGCCGCCGCCGACAAGGCCGCCGCGGCCGCCTCCCGCGCGGGCCACATCATCGGGGTCGCCGAATTGCCTTATCAGGGCGTGACTTTCGCGCTGCTGCTGCGCTGGCTCGGCAATGCCGCCCGCGAGGCCGCCGTGGTCGCGCACCCGGACCGGCTGCAGCGGCGCACCCGCACCCATGTGGCGCTGGGCAAGGCGGTGTTGAAGACGGGGCTGCTGCGGCCGGCACAGGTGGATCGGGTGGAGGCCCGGCTGCTGGACTACTTCGAGCGCTACGACGTGGTCATCACCCCGACGCTGGCCACCCCGGCGCCGCGCGCGCGGCGCTGGCATTCCCGGCCGTGGCTGGCGAATGTGCTTGCGAACGTGCGGTTCTCACCGTTCACGCCGCTGTGGAATCTGGTCGGCTGGCCGGCGCTGTCGATTCCGATGGGCGTGCATCCGCGCACCGGGACTCCGGTGGCGGCGCAGATCGCGGGCCCGCCCGGCAGCGAATCGACGATTCTGCGGCTGGCCGCTCAGATCGAGGCGGCCCAACCCTGGCAGCGGCTCGCCCCGTAA
- a CDS encoding serine/threonine-protein kinase: MTSGSDHRSGGFTAGTEFTAVAAFAAAWDAAAAPPRIADYLPDASTLRRTALIELIRVDMRHRWLRRPGAGRSAAPRRLGDYCAEFAELTADDLPAGLVYEEFVIRRHSGERVDPRDCLREYPHQAAQLRELLNADDEDQSTRRAVLEESTRGERTLDPSTRLPSEETFQVGDPFDGDSTRVPEPGEATLFEEPSQSVGTAVDRTRVTGGVAVPDTGELLDRIEIGQRIDDFDLLTSLGSGAFARVFLARQRSLQRLVAVKISADHGTEPQTLAQLDHDYIVRVFDQRLMSDLRTESGRRLRLLYMQFLPGGTLLGVLRWVRATPPAERTGQLLLDAVDAAMEEKGEIRPTDSSVRAEIAGLSWPETVAWLGRRLAEALDYADGHGVLHRDVKPANVLLTAEAVPKLADFNISFSRNLDGTSPVAYFGGSLSYMSPEQLEACHPGAARSAADLDTRADIFSLGVVLWELLTGAKPFDDSTAGPGDHGDRTTLEAMLARRRGGVDAVALDRVPANCPAALRRVLLSCLDPDRDQRWASGSVLATQFDLCLDARARDLVDPPPHSWRMRLRPWLIPLVVLAVAVPNILASLYNIAHNRAFIISHLTGSAMHTFVLTTTTVNLVFFPLGAALISYLCRYVILVPRGLRKGREYDPETLSRARADVLLAGERISSVVFALWVVAGVTFPLALRLTASDLPVRGIVHFLISLVVCGAIAVAYPFFLVTFYLMRCIYPMFLRHGDISAGDAACLHRLGRRCTRYLAVAASIPLLAVAGVTFLPPDDIPQVIVAVRVLSVGGIAAFVAAYVMFRALEADLAALERVVSPAEPADSAGSPP; this comes from the coding sequence ATGACTTCTGGTTCCGACCATCGTTCCGGGGGTTTCACGGCCGGAACGGAATTCACGGCGGTCGCCGCCTTCGCCGCGGCCTGGGACGCCGCCGCCGCACCCCCGCGCATCGCCGACTATCTGCCCGACGCCAGCACGCTGCGCCGGACCGCGCTCATCGAACTCATCCGGGTGGACATGCGGCATCGCTGGCTGCGCCGCCCCGGCGCCGGGCGGTCGGCCGCGCCTCGGCGGCTGGGCGACTACTGTGCCGAGTTCGCCGAGCTCACCGCCGACGACCTGCCCGCCGGACTGGTCTACGAGGAGTTCGTGATCCGCCGCCACAGCGGCGAACGGGTGGACCCGCGCGACTGCCTGCGCGAATACCCGCACCAGGCGGCCCAGCTGCGGGAACTGCTCAATGCCGACGACGAGGACCAGAGCACCCGGCGCGCGGTCCTGGAGGAGTCGACGCGCGGCGAACGCACCCTCGACCCGTCCACCCGGCTGCCGAGCGAGGAGACCTTCCAGGTCGGCGACCCCTTCGACGGCGACTCCACCCGGGTGCCCGAACCCGGCGAGGCGACCCTGTTCGAGGAGCCCTCGCAGTCGGTGGGCACCGCCGTCGACCGCACCCGCGTCACCGGCGGCGTCGCCGTCCCGGACACCGGCGAACTGCTCGATCGCATCGAAATCGGCCAGCGCATCGATGATTTCGATCTGCTGACCAGTCTCGGTTCCGGCGCGTTCGCGCGGGTGTTCCTGGCCCGGCAGCGGTCGCTGCAACGGCTGGTGGCGGTGAAGATCTCCGCCGACCACGGCACCGAACCGCAGACCCTGGCGCAGCTCGACCACGACTACATCGTGCGGGTCTTCGACCAGCGGCTGATGTCGGATCTGCGCACCGAGTCCGGGCGGCGGCTGCGGCTGCTGTACATGCAGTTCCTGCCCGGCGGCACCCTGCTGGGGGTGCTGCGCTGGGTGCGGGCCACGCCGCCCGCCGAACGCACCGGGCAACTGCTGCTGGACGCGGTGGACGCCGCCATGGAGGAGAAGGGCGAGATCCGGCCCACCGATTCGAGTGTGCGCGCCGAGATCGCGGGCCTGAGCTGGCCGGAAACCGTTGCGTGGCTGGGCCGCCGGCTGGCCGAGGCGCTGGACTACGCGGACGGGCACGGCGTCCTGCACCGGGACGTGAAACCGGCGAACGTACTGCTCACCGCCGAAGCGGTCCCGAAACTGGCCGATTTCAATATCAGTTTCAGCCGGAATCTGGACGGCACCAGCCCGGTCGCCTACTTCGGTGGTTCGCTGTCGTACATGTCGCCCGAACAGTTGGAGGCCTGTCATCCGGGCGCCGCCCGCAGCGCCGCCGACCTCGACACCCGCGCCGACATCTTCTCCCTCGGCGTGGTGCTGTGGGAGTTGCTGACGGGGGCGAAACCCTTCGACGACAGCACCGCCGGGCCCGGCGACCACGGTGACCGCACCACCCTCGAGGCGATGCTGGCGCGCCGCCGCGGCGGGGTCGACGCCGTCGCCCTGGACCGGGTGCCCGCCAACTGCCCGGCGGCGCTGCGCCGGGTGCTGCTGAGCTGCCTGGACCCCGACCGCGACCAGCGCTGGGCCAGCGGTTCGGTACTGGCCACCCAGTTCGACCTGTGCCTGGACGCCCGCGCCCGCGACCTGGTCGATCCGCCGCCGCACAGTTGGCGAATGCGCTTGCGGCCGTGGCTGATTCCGCTGGTGGTGCTGGCGGTGGCGGTGCCGAACATCCTGGCGTCGCTGTACAACATCGCGCACAACCGGGCCTTCATCATCAGCCATCTCACCGGGTCGGCCATGCACACGTTCGTGCTCACCACGACCACGGTGAACCTGGTGTTCTTCCCGCTCGGCGCCGCCCTCATCTCCTACCTGTGCCGATATGTGATCCTGGTGCCGCGCGGGTTGCGCAAGGGCCGTGAATACGATCCGGAGACGTTGAGCCGGGCCAGAGCCGACGTCCTGCTGGCCGGTGAACGGATTTCGTCGGTGGTGTTCGCGCTGTGGGTGGTGGCCGGCGTCACCTTCCCGCTGGCGTTGCGGCTGACCGCCAGCGATCTGCCGGTGCGCGGCATCGTGCACTTCCTTATCTCGCTGGTGGTGTGCGGGGCCATCGCGGTGGCGTACCCGTTCTTCCTGGTGACCTTCTATCTGATGCGGTGTATCTATCCGATGTTCTTGCGGCACGGCGACATCAGCGCCGGCGACGCGGCGTGCCTGCATCGGCTGGGCCGCCGCTGCACCCGGTATCTGGCGGTGGCGGCGTCGATTCCGCTGCTCGCCGTGGCGGGCGTGACCTTCCTGCCGCCGGACGATATCCCGCAGGTGATCGTCGCCGTGCGGGTGCTCAGCGTGGGCGGCATCGCCGCGTTCGTGGCGGCCTACGTCATGTTCCGGGCGCTGGAGGCGGACCTGGCGGCGCTGGAACGGGTGGTCTCACCGGCCGAGCCGGCCGACAGCGCGGGGTCGCCGCCGTGA